The Triticum aestivum cultivar Chinese Spring chromosome 3A, IWGSC CS RefSeq v2.1, whole genome shotgun sequence genome includes a region encoding these proteins:
- the LOC123062226 gene encoding uncharacterized protein, producing MATARAVAASMRLTCALSTLAILATILFTLLLLIAGALQLRVPTGYVVVDCAPPPPSDAAAAAFLDSLLPLLAALPAAAAPTGFASLQSSGGAFTRGVCLGGSALKECLACLAAAAKNLTGCGASRRAGVWRGEGCFMGYADGNASSPHEDVFRDVVSFGEDVFPAVISFDDGKPPSNPKCFDTRALVALAQSLAGRGAANSSGARVVTDAAALSSNATGKTTVTLRAQCARDRAAAADCARCLGGSGREVRACGWGLDGEHERVADVLGYNCFLRIETSVPTGWPMPVAKYMKDPVLITLCAGMLLALVAAVIACVRGRKKRGTGNA from the exons ATGGCCACGGCGCGCGCTGTTGCCGCGTCCATGAGGCTCACCTGCGCGCTCAGCACCTTAGCCATCCTCGCCACCATCCTCTTCACGCTCCTCCTGCTGATCGCTGGTGCCTTGCAGTTGCGTGTCCCGACCGGCTACGTGGTGGTCGACTGCGCCCCGCCCCCGCCCTCGGACGCCGCCGCTGCTGCCTTCCTCGACAGCCTCCTGCCGCTCCTGGCCGCGCTGCCCGCTGCCGCCGCGCCGACGGGGTTCGCGTCCCTGCAGTCCAGCGGCGGGGCGTTCACCCGCGGCGTCTGCCTGGGCGGCTCCGCGCTCAAGGAGTGCCTCGCGTGCCTCGCCGCGGCCGCCAAGAACCTCACCGGCTGCGGCGCGAGCAGGCGCGCCGGCGTCTGGAGGGGCGAGGGCTGCTTCATGGGCTACGCGGACGGCAACGCTTCCTCTCCGCACGAGGACGTCTTCCGCGACGTCGTCTCCTTCGGCGAAGACGTCTTCCCCGCCGTCATCTCCTTCGACGACGGCAAGCCGCCCTCCAACCCCAAGTGCTTCGACACGCGGGCGCTCGTCGCGCTCGCGCAGTCGCTGGCGGGGCGCGGCGCGGCCAACAGCTCGGGGGCGCGCGTCGTCACCGACGCGGCCGCGCTCTCGAGCAACGCCACTGGGAAGACCACGGTGACGTTGCGGGCGCAGTGCGCGAGGGACCGCGCCGCGGCGGCGGACTGCGCCCGGTGCCTGGGGGGCTCGGGGCGAGAGGTGCGGGCGTGCGGCTGGGGCCTCGACGGCGAGCACGAGCGCGTGGCCGACGTGCTCGGCTACAACTGCTTCCTACGGATCGAGACCTCAGTTCCGACGGGTTGGCCCATGCCCGTGGCGAAATATATGA AGGATCCCGTCCTGATAACCT
- the LOC123062225 gene encoding cysteine-rich repeat secretory protein 38-like, whose product MASACALTTIAILAAILFYVLLLLSRAMELRFAASYAMLDCAPPPASDEAAAAAFRDTLLPLLAALPAAAAPTGFASLRSGGGAFARGLCLGDPSPRDCLACLAAAAKKLTGCGASRRAGVWRSEGCFLAYADGNTSSPHEGVFRDVVSFGEEVYRAVISVNDGTLPSYPNCFDKRALVALAQSLAGRGAANSSGARVVTDAAALSSNATGKNAVTLRAQCARDRAAAAECGRCLGDSAREVRACGWGLDGEHERVADVLGYNCFLRIETSVPPRPVAKYIMQPVVLALCAAILLVLVVTAVSACVRKKRGTGNVAAAAAAAAAGQQVNGAAN is encoded by the exons ATGGCGTCCGCCTGCGCGCTCACCACCATAGCCATCCTCGCCGCGATCCTCTTCTACGTCCTCCTGCTGCTCAGCCGCGCCATGGAGCTGCGCTTCGCGGCCAGCTATGCCATGCTCGACTGCGCCCCGCCCCCTGCCTCggacgaggccgccgccgccgccttccgggACACCCTCCTGCCGCTCCTGGCCGCGCTGcccgcggccgccgcgccgacggGGTTCGCGTCCCTGCGGTCCGGCGGCGGCGCGTTCGCCCGCGGCCTCTGCCTGGGCGACCCCTCGCCGAGAGACTGCCTGGCGTGCCTCGCCGCGGCCGCCAAGAAGCTCACCGGCTGCGGCGCGAGCAGGCGCGCCGGCGTCTGGAGGAGCGAGGGCTGCTTCCTGGCCTACGCCGACGGCAACACCTCCTCTCCGCACGAGGGCGTGTTCCGCGACGTCGTCTCCTTCGGCGAGGAGGTCTACCGCGCGGTCATCTCCGTCAACGACGGCACGCTGCCCTCCTACCCCAACTGCTTCGACAAGCGGGCGCTCGTGGCGCTCGCGCAGTCCCTGGCGGGGCGCGGCGCGGCTAACAGCTCGGGGGCGCGCGTCGTCACCGACGCGGCCGCGCTCTCGAGCAACGCCACCGGGAAGAACGCGGTGACGCTGCGGGCGCAGTGCGCGAGGgaccgcgcggcggcggcggagtgcggcCGGTGCCTGGGGGACTCGGCGCGGGAGGTGCGGGCGTGCGGCTGGGGCCTCGACGGCGAGCACGAGCGCGTGGCCGACGTGCTCGGCTACAACTGTTTCCTACGGATCGAGACCTCCGTCCCACCACGGCCCGTGGCGAAATACATCA TGCAACCAGTGGTTTTGGCCTTGTGCGCCGCCATACTGCTCGTGCTGGTCGTAACAGCGGTGAGCGCGTGCGTGAGAAAGAAGAGGGGCACCGGgaatgtggcggcggcggcggcggcagcagcagcag GTCAGCAAGTGAACGGTGCTGCAAACTGA